One Oharaeibacter diazotrophicus DNA segment encodes these proteins:
- a CDS encoding UDP-2,3-diacylglucosamine diphosphatase has translation MTDDVSAEHRHYRTLFLSDIHLGTRGCQAELLLDFMRFNDAETIYLVGDIVDGWRLRRSWYWSQAHNDVVQKLLRKGRKGARIVYLPGNHDEFLRGYLGTHFGGVDVVDTCIHETADGRRLLIIHGDQFDVVVRHAKWLAHLGDWAYVAALNVNTAVNKARRFLGFPYWSLSAWAKLKVKNAVNFIGAFEQALSGEARRQGADGVVCGHIHHAALREIDGIAYVNTGDWVESCTAVAEHHDGRLEIIRWTRLAEERAGLPALAAPRAAAE, from the coding sequence ATGACCGACGACGTCTCCGCCGAACATCGGCACTATCGAACGCTGTTCCTGTCGGACATCCATCTCGGCACCCGCGGCTGCCAGGCGGAACTGCTGCTCGACTTCATGCGCTTCAACGACGCCGAGACGATCTACCTCGTCGGCGACATCGTCGACGGCTGGCGGCTCCGGCGGTCGTGGTACTGGAGCCAGGCCCACAACGACGTGGTCCAGAAGCTGCTGCGCAAGGGCCGCAAGGGGGCGCGGATCGTCTATCTGCCGGGCAACCACGACGAGTTCCTGCGCGGCTATCTCGGCACCCATTTCGGCGGCGTCGACGTGGTCGACACCTGCATCCACGAGACCGCCGACGGCCGGCGCCTGCTGATCATCCACGGCGACCAGTTCGACGTGGTGGTGCGCCACGCCAAGTGGCTGGCCCATCTCGGCGACTGGGCCTACGTCGCGGCGCTCAACGTCAACACCGCCGTCAACAAGGCCCGCCGCTTCCTCGGCTTTCCCTACTGGTCGCTGTCGGCCTGGGCCAAGCTGAAGGTGAAGAACGCGGTGAACTTCATCGGCGCCTTCGAGCAGGCGCTGTCCGGCGAGGCGCGGCGGCAGGGCGCCGACGGCGTCGTCTGCGGACACATCCACCACGCCGCGCTGCGCGAGATCGACGGCATCGCCTACGTCAACACCGGCGACTGGGTGGAGAGCTGCACCGCGGTCGCCGAGCACCACGACGGCCGCCTCGAAATCATCCGCTGGACGCGCCTCGCCGAGGAGCGCGCCGGCCTGCCGGCCCTCGCCGCACCGCGGGCCGCCGCCGAATGA
- the pgi gene encoding glucose-6-phosphate isomerase gives MTADVDAIFQRLADHAASFADRPLRTLFAEDAGRFERFQVRLDDMLLDYSKNRVDVATMDLLVELARAAKVEERRDAMFAGAIVNVTEKRAVLHTALRNRSGAPVVVDGRDVMPDVAEVLARMRVFAEGVRFGAIAAASGARFTDVVNIGIGGSDLGPVMATLALAPYANGGPRLHYVSNVDGAHIHDTLAGLDPATTLFVVASKTFTTSETMTNAATARAWIRDALGEAAVGAHFCAVSTALDKVAAFGIDVSRAFGFWDWVGGRYSVWSAIGLPVAIAVGFDNFEAFLAGAHEMDVHFRTAPLAENMPVVMALLGVWYRNVLGFSTHAVLPYDQRLARFPAYLQQLDMESNGKGVTVDGAPVPRATGPIVWGEPGTNGQHAFYQLIHQGTDVIPADFLVAAVPHERLSDHHAKLVANALAQTEALMRGKTLDEAAAELRKAGKSEAEIAALAPHKVFPGNRPTNTLLYRTLDPRTLGRLIALYEHKVFVQGTIWGINSYDQWGVELGKELATRLLPVVKGEAEVGADQDGSTRGLVAAFRALA, from the coding sequence ATGACCGCCGACGTCGACGCGATCTTCCAGCGCCTCGCAGACCATGCCGCCAGCTTCGCGGACCGCCCGCTCCGCACGCTGTTCGCCGAGGACGCTGGTCGCTTCGAGCGTTTCCAGGTCCGGCTCGACGACATGCTGCTCGACTATTCCAAGAACCGCGTCGACGTCGCGACGATGGACCTCCTGGTCGAACTCGCCCGCGCCGCCAAGGTCGAGGAACGCCGCGACGCCATGTTCGCCGGCGCGATCGTCAACGTCACCGAGAAGCGCGCCGTGCTGCACACCGCGCTGCGCAACCGCTCCGGCGCGCCGGTCGTCGTCGACGGCCGCGACGTGATGCCCGACGTCGCAGAGGTGCTTGCGCGGATGCGCGTGTTCGCCGAGGGCGTGCGCTTCGGCGCGATCGCCGCCGCGAGCGGCGCCCGCTTCACCGACGTCGTCAACATCGGCATCGGCGGCTCGGACCTCGGCCCGGTGATGGCGACGCTGGCGCTCGCGCCCTATGCCAACGGTGGCCCGCGCCTGCACTACGTCTCCAACGTCGACGGCGCCCATATCCACGACACCCTCGCCGGCCTCGATCCGGCGACGACGCTGTTCGTGGTGGCGTCCAAGACCTTCACCACCTCAGAGACCATGACCAACGCCGCGACGGCGCGGGCCTGGATCCGCGACGCCCTCGGCGAGGCCGCCGTCGGCGCCCATTTCTGCGCGGTCTCGACGGCGCTCGACAAGGTCGCCGCCTTCGGCATCGACGTCTCGCGCGCCTTCGGCTTCTGGGACTGGGTCGGCGGGCGCTATTCGGTCTGGTCGGCGATCGGCCTGCCGGTGGCGATCGCGGTCGGCTTCGACAACTTCGAGGCCTTCCTCGCCGGCGCCCACGAGATGGACGTCCACTTCCGCACCGCCCCGCTCGCCGAGAACATGCCGGTGGTGATGGCGCTGCTCGGCGTCTGGTACCGCAACGTCCTCGGCTTCTCGACCCACGCCGTGCTGCCCTACGACCAGCGGCTCGCCCGCTTCCCGGCCTATCTGCAGCAGCTCGACATGGAATCGAACGGCAAGGGCGTCACCGTCGACGGCGCCCCGGTGCCGCGCGCGACCGGGCCGATCGTCTGGGGCGAGCCGGGCACCAACGGCCAGCACGCCTTCTACCAGCTGATCCACCAGGGCACCGACGTCATCCCCGCCGACTTCCTGGTCGCCGCGGTGCCGCACGAACGGCTGTCGGACCACCACGCCAAGCTGGTCGCCAACGCCCTCGCCCAGACCGAGGCGCTGATGCGCGGCAAGACGCTGGACGAGGCCGCCGCCGAATTGCGCAAGGCCGGCAAGTCGGAGGCGGAGATCGCCGCCCTCGCCCCGCACAAGGTGTTCCCCGGCAACCGGCCGACCAATACCCTCCTCTACCGCACCCTCGATCCCCGCACCCTCGGTCGCCTGATCGCGCTCTACGAGCACAAGGTGTTCGTGCAGGGCACCATCTGGGGGATCAACTCCTACGACCAGTGGGGCGTCGAACTCGGCAAGGAACTTGCAACGCGCCTGCTGCCGGTCGTCAAGGGCGAGGCGGAGGTCGGCGCCGACCAGGACGGCTCGACCCGCGGCCTCGTCGCGGCCTTCAGGGCCCTTGCGTGA
- the zwf gene encoding glucose-6-phosphate dehydrogenase, whose product MTSRIIVVDPFDYVVFGGTGDLARRKLLPALYHRELDGQLPDEARIIGVSRRDKADAEYRDDVRAALTSYVRADELDPAVMEKFLARLYYVAADATSSDGWTTLAATLDEGRHRVRAFYLATGPDLFGPISERIKEFGLITDRTRVVVEKPLGKDLASARAINDEIGKIFHEDQIYRIDHYLGKETVQNLMALRFANALFEPLWNSAHVDHVQITVAETVGVEGRGDYYDHSGALRDMVQNHILQLLCLVAMEPPANLEAGAVRGEKLKVLKALKPITARNADTATVRGQYRAGASPTGAVPGYLSEITDGESRTETFVALKVEVENWRWAGVPFYLRTGKRLAKRMSEVVVRFKPVPHSIFDDAAGALAANELVIRLQPDEGVKLQLMIKDPGPGGMRLTRVPLDMSFADAFKVRNPDAYERLLLDVVRGNATLFMHRDEVEAAWTWIDPILEAWGESRDTPRGYTAGTWGPSAAIALIERDGRTWHEDTF is encoded by the coding sequence ATGACCAGCCGCATCATCGTGGTGGATCCCTTCGACTACGTCGTCTTCGGCGGCACGGGCGACCTGGCGCGGCGCAAGCTGCTGCCGGCGCTCTACCATCGCGAGCTCGACGGCCAGCTGCCGGACGAGGCGCGCATCATCGGCGTGTCGCGCCGCGACAAGGCCGACGCCGAATACCGCGACGACGTCCGCGCCGCCCTGACCAGCTACGTCAGGGCCGACGAACTCGACCCGGCGGTCATGGAGAAGTTCCTCGCCCGCCTCTACTACGTCGCCGCCGACGCGACCTCGTCTGACGGTTGGACGACGCTCGCCGCCACCCTCGACGAGGGTCGGCACCGGGTGCGCGCCTTCTACCTCGCCACCGGCCCCGACCTGTTCGGCCCGATCTCCGAGCGCATCAAGGAATTCGGCCTGATCACCGACAGGACGCGCGTGGTCGTCGAGAAGCCGCTCGGCAAGGACCTCGCGTCGGCCAGGGCGATCAACGACGAGATCGGCAAGATCTTTCACGAGGACCAGATCTACCGCATCGACCATTATCTCGGTAAGGAGACGGTGCAGAACCTGATGGCGCTGCGCTTCGCCAACGCCCTGTTCGAGCCGCTCTGGAACTCCGCCCACGTCGACCATGTCCAGATCACCGTCGCCGAGACGGTCGGCGTCGAGGGCCGCGGCGACTACTACGACCATTCCGGCGCCCTGCGCGACATGGTGCAGAACCACATCCTGCAGCTGCTCTGCCTCGTCGCCATGGAGCCGCCGGCCAACCTCGAGGCCGGCGCCGTGCGCGGCGAGAAGCTCAAGGTGTTGAAGGCGCTGAAGCCGATCACCGCCCGCAACGCCGACACCGCCACCGTGCGCGGCCAATATCGCGCCGGCGCCTCGCCGACCGGTGCCGTCCCCGGCTACCTCTCGGAGATCACCGATGGCGAGAGCCGCACCGAGACCTTCGTGGCGCTGAAGGTGGAGGTCGAGAACTGGCGCTGGGCCGGCGTGCCCTTCTATCTCCGCACCGGCAAGCGCCTCGCCAAGCGCATGTCGGAGGTGGTGGTGCGCTTCAAGCCGGTGCCGCACTCGATCTTCGACGACGCCGCCGGCGCTCTCGCGGCCAACGAACTCGTCATCCGCCTGCAGCCCGACGAGGGCGTCAAGCTGCAGCTGATGATCAAGGATCCCGGCCCCGGCGGCATGCGCCTCACCCGCGTGCCGCTCGACATGAGCTTCGCCGACGCGTTCAAGGTCCGCAATCCCGACGCCTACGAGCGCCTGCTGCTCGACGTCGTGCGCGGCAACGCCACGCTGTTCATGCACCGCGACGAGGTCGAGGCGGCGTGGACCTGGATCGACCCGATCCTCGAGGCCTGGGGCGAGAGCCGCGACACCCCGCGCGGCTACACCGCCGGCACCTGGGGCCCGTCGGCCGCCATCGCCCTGATCGAGCGCGACGGTCGCACCTGGCACGAGGACACGTTCTGA
- a CDS encoding phytanoyl-CoA dioxygenase family protein has product MKTADWLKAPLWLWGLAGTSKSFRANPLIGDPGLNARGLHRERVALAWRMAERRRAAIASRVAPEHRRQFDENGFVVVENYLPDDVFARMVASLRTTALPAREMRQGETVTRMIPLGPSVLARLPEVRGVVRDREIGAAIRYAASTAGPPVWFVQTVIAEPGRGRPDPQCDVHADTFHPTAKMWLFLQDVGPDDGPFRYVPGSHRLTPARLDWEYRTSLTARDDPRLHHAHGSFRVRPDELAAMGFPEPRVMTVRANTLVIADTFGFHARTPSPKPTLRMELHAYLRLAPFSPFAWPGVRALPGVSARQLDLYLGWTDAQARLTGRGRVWKPVGEVTADSPAHL; this is encoded by the coding sequence ATGAAGACCGCCGACTGGCTCAAGGCCCCGCTCTGGCTGTGGGGCCTCGCCGGCACGTCCAAGTCGTTCCGGGCCAATCCGCTGATCGGCGATCCCGGCCTCAACGCCCGCGGCCTGCACCGCGAGCGCGTGGCGCTCGCCTGGCGCATGGCCGAGCGGCGCCGCGCCGCGATCGCCTCCCGCGTCGCGCCCGAGCACCGCCGCCAGTTCGACGAGAACGGCTTCGTCGTCGTCGAGAACTACCTGCCCGACGACGTCTTCGCCCGCATGGTGGCGAGCCTGCGCACCACCGCCCTGCCCGCCCGCGAGATGCGCCAGGGCGAGACGGTGACGCGGATGATCCCGCTCGGGCCCTCCGTGCTCGCCCGCCTGCCCGAGGTGCGCGGCGTCGTCCGCGACCGTGAGATCGGCGCCGCCATCCGCTACGCCGCCTCGACCGCCGGCCCGCCGGTCTGGTTCGTGCAGACCGTGATCGCCGAGCCCGGCCGCGGCCGGCCCGACCCGCAGTGCGACGTCCACGCCGACACCTTCCACCCCACCGCCAAGATGTGGCTGTTCCTGCAGGACGTCGGCCCCGACGACGGCCCGTTCCGCTACGTCCCCGGCTCGCACCGGCTGACGCCGGCCCGGCTCGACTGGGAATACCGCACCAGCCTGACCGCGCGCGACGATCCACGGCTCCACCACGCCCACGGTTCCTTCCGCGTCCGCCCCGACGAACTCGCCGCCATGGGCTTTCCCGAACCGCGGGTGATGACCGTGCGCGCCAACACGCTCGTCATCGCCGACACCTTCGGCTTCCACGCCCGCACGCCGAGCCCGAAGCCGACGCTCCGGATGGAGCTGCACGCCTATCTCAGGCTCGCGCCCTTCTCGCCCTTCGCATGGCCGGGCGTGCGCGCCCTGCCCGGTGTTTCCGCCCGCCAGCTCGACCTCTATCTCGGCTGGACCGACGCACAGGCGCGGCTGACAGGCCGCGGCCGGGTCTGGAAGCCGGTCGGCGAGGTCACGGCGGATTCGCCCGCGCATCTCTGA
- a CDS encoding xanthine dehydrogenase family protein molybdopterin-binding subunit — translation MNASAPLKFGIGASVLRREDAPLITGRGRYTSDVTPPGTLHALVLRAAMAHARFTVSGLDDARALPGVRLIWTAEDIADVAGLPCEARPRQVDGTKVEPPEHPVLAKGVVRHVGDPIAFVVADSVAAARDAIEAIAVDYDGLPAVVDTAAALAPDAALVWPERGSNLAFELGSGDAAATDAAFAKAAKVVRLDLVNNRVVANYMETRAAIGEYDPATGRYTLTASTQGGHSIRDLVAKKMLGIDPARLRVVTPDVGGGFGTKTFVYGEYPLVLKAAEALGAPVKWVAERNDHFVIDAHGRDNVTTIELALDADARFLAVRVDLVAAMGAYLHQFGPYIPHGGVSMTPGLYDIGAMHVRVRGVYTNTTPVDAYRGAGRPEAAYAIERIVDLAGRETGLGPLEIRRRNFIRPDQLPYRTLTGRLYDTGEFSGHLDRAVERADLAGFPARRAASAEKGLWRGLGLASYVEACAFPGSEEANLVLNDDGSATLFIGTQTNGQGHATAYAQVIAAHVGLDVSKIETVQGDTDRVRKGEGTGGSRSIPLGAASVEIASKLLAQQIKEIAADRLEASAADIELVEGAARVVGTDRAMTLVEVAAAAPDKEKLEAHGEFVQEECTYPNGTHVCEVEIDPETGVAKVVGYTIVDDFGVTVNPVLLAGQVHGGVVQSVGQALLEHTVYDAEGQLLTATFLDYCMPRADDMAPIAFETRNVPSTTNMLGIKGAGEAGTVGALPAVMNAVVDALDHGCGIRHVDMPATPARLWAAIAAA, via the coding sequence ATGAACGCTTCCGCTCCGCTCAAGTTCGGCATCGGCGCGTCCGTCCTCCGCCGCGAGGACGCCCCGCTGATCACCGGCCGGGGCCGTTACACCTCGGACGTGACGCCGCCGGGCACGCTCCACGCCCTGGTGCTGCGCGCCGCCATGGCCCACGCCCGCTTCACCGTCTCCGGGCTCGACGACGCGCGCGCCCTGCCGGGCGTCCGGCTGATCTGGACCGCCGAGGACATCGCCGACGTCGCCGGCCTGCCCTGCGAGGCGCGGCCGCGGCAGGTCGACGGCACCAAGGTCGAGCCGCCGGAGCATCCCGTGCTCGCCAAGGGCGTCGTCCGCCACGTCGGCGACCCGATCGCCTTCGTGGTCGCCGACAGCGTCGCCGCCGCCCGCGACGCCATCGAGGCGATCGCCGTCGACTACGACGGCCTGCCGGCCGTGGTCGACACCGCCGCCGCCCTCGCGCCCGACGCCGCGCTGGTCTGGCCGGAGCGCGGCAGCAACCTCGCCTTCGAACTCGGCAGCGGCGACGCCGCCGCCACCGACGCCGCCTTCGCCAAGGCCGCCAAGGTCGTCCGGCTCGACCTCGTCAACAACCGCGTCGTCGCCAACTACATGGAGACGCGCGCGGCCATCGGCGAATACGACCCCGCCACCGGCCGCTACACCCTGACCGCCTCGACCCAGGGCGGCCACTCGATCCGCGACCTCGTCGCCAAGAAGATGCTCGGCATCGATCCGGCGCGCCTGCGCGTCGTCACGCCCGACGTCGGCGGCGGCTTCGGCACCAAGACCTTCGTCTACGGCGAATATCCGCTGGTCCTGAAGGCGGCCGAGGCGCTCGGCGCGCCGGTCAAGTGGGTCGCCGAGCGTAACGACCACTTCGTCATCGACGCCCACGGCCGCGACAACGTCACCACCATCGAGCTCGCCCTCGACGCCGACGCCCGCTTCCTCGCCGTCCGCGTCGACCTCGTCGCCGCCATGGGCGCCTATCTGCACCAGTTCGGGCCCTACATCCCGCACGGCGGCGTCTCGATGACGCCTGGCCTCTACGACATCGGCGCGATGCACGTGCGCGTGCGCGGCGTCTACACCAACACCACCCCGGTCGACGCCTACCGCGGCGCCGGCCGCCCCGAGGCCGCCTACGCGATCGAGCGCATCGTCGACCTCGCCGGCCGCGAGACCGGGCTCGGCCCGCTCGAGATCCGTCGCCGCAACTTCATCCGCCCGGACCAGTTGCCCTACCGCACCCTGACCGGCCGGCTCTACGACACCGGCGAGTTCTCCGGCCACCTCGACCGCGCGGTCGAGCGTGCCGACCTCGCCGGCTTCCCCGCCCGCCGCGCCGCCTCGGCCGAGAAGGGCCTGTGGCGCGGCCTCGGCCTCGCCAGCTACGTCGAGGCCTGCGCCTTCCCGGGCTCCGAGGAGGCCAACCTCGTCCTCAACGACGACGGCAGCGCGACGCTCTTCATCGGCACGCAGACCAACGGCCAGGGCCACGCCACCGCCTACGCCCAGGTCATCGCAGCCCACGTCGGCCTCGACGTCTCGAAGATCGAGACCGTCCAGGGCGACACCGACCGCGTCCGCAAGGGCGAGGGCACCGGCGGTTCGCGCTCGATCCCGCTCGGCGCCGCCTCGGTCGAGATCGCCTCGAAGCTGCTCGCCCAGCAGATCAAGGAGATCGCCGCCGACCGGCTCGAGGCCTCCGCGGCCGACATCGAGCTCGTCGAGGGCGCGGCCCGGGTCGTCGGCACCGACCGGGCCATGACGCTGGTCGAGGTCGCGGCCGCGGCCCCCGACAAGGAGAAGCTCGAGGCCCACGGCGAGTTCGTCCAGGAGGAGTGCACCTATCCGAACGGCACCCACGTCTGCGAGGTCGAGATCGACCCGGAGACCGGTGTCGCCAAGGTGGTCGGCTACACCATCGTCGACGACTTCGGCGTCACGGTGAACCCGGTGCTGCTCGCCGGACAGGTCCACGGCGGCGTGGTGCAGTCGGTCGGGCAGGCGCTGCTCGAGCACACGGTCTACGACGCCGAGGGCCAGCTCCTGACCGCGACCTTCCTCGACTACTGCATGCCGCGCGCCGACGACATGGCGCCGATCGCCTTCGAGACCCGCAACGTGCCGTCCACCACCAACATGCTCGGCATCAAGGGCGCGGGCGAGGCCGGCACCGTCGGCGCCCTGCCGGCCGTGATGAACGCCGTCGTCGACGCCCTCGACCACGGCTGCGGCATCCGCCACGTCGACATGCCGGCGACCCCGGCGCGTCTCTGGGCCGCCATCGCGGCGGCTTGA
- the pgl gene encoding 6-phosphogluconolactonase, producing the protein MELRSFTGRDDLASALARFVADALEHRIRRDGKAALAVSGGRTPTRFFEALAGERLPWSDVVVTLVDERWVDEDSPRSNAALVRRHLLHGPAGAAEFVPLWRPVPTPEDGLAAVSAAIADLPHPFAAVVLGMGDDGHTASFFPGGDRLAEALDPAGTAPVLPMRAPGAGEPRITLTLPLLLAADRVAIHVEGDGKMAVLDAARAGDDVAEMPVRAVLRAAHPPAVFWCG; encoded by the coding sequence ATGGAACTCAGGAGCTTCACCGGCCGCGACGACCTGGCGAGCGCGCTCGCCCGCTTCGTGGCGGACGCGCTCGAGCACCGCATCCGCCGCGACGGCAAGGCCGCCCTAGCCGTCTCCGGCGGGCGCACGCCGACGCGCTTCTTCGAGGCGCTCGCCGGCGAGCGGTTGCCGTGGTCCGACGTCGTCGTCACCCTGGTCGACGAGCGCTGGGTCGACGAGGACTCGCCGCGCTCCAACGCCGCCCTGGTGCGCCGCCACCTCTTGCACGGCCCCGCCGGCGCCGCCGAGTTCGTGCCGCTGTGGCGGCCGGTACCGACGCCCGAGGACGGCCTTGCCGCCGTCTCCGCCGCGATCGCCGACCTGCCGCATCCCTTCGCCGCCGTGGTGCTCGGCATGGGCGACGACGGCCACACCGCCTCGTTCTTTCCCGGCGGCGACCGCCTCGCCGAGGCGCTCGACCCCGCCGGCACCGCCCCGGTTCTGCCGATGCGCGCCCCCGGCGCCGGCGAGCCGCGCATCACGCTGACGCTGCCGCTGCTGCTCGCCGCCGACCGGGTCGCGATCCATGTGGAGGGCGACGGCAAGATGGCCGTGCTCGACGCCGCCCGCGCCGGCGACGACGTCGCCGAGATGCCGGTCCGCGCCGTGCTGCGGGCCGCGCATCCCCCCGCCGTGTTCTGGTGCGGCTGA
- the edd gene encoding phosphogluconate dehydratase, with translation MTLHARIGEVTERIVRRSRDGRQRYLDRMEKQIEKGVRRAKFGCANLAHGFAACGPSDKAALSGDVVPNLAIVTAYNDMLSAHQPFERFPDLIRAAAREAGAVAQVAGGVPAMCDGVTQGAVGMEMSLFSRDAIAMATAVALSHDMFDAAVYLGVCDKIVPGLLMAAVTFSHLPAVFVPAGPMTSGLPNDEKARIRQLYAEGKVGRKELLESESASYHGPGTCTFYGTANSNQMLMEIMGLHLPGASFVNPNTPLRDALTKEAAKRALAISASGNAFTPIGRIVDEKAIVNGVIGLHATGGSTNHTLHLVAMAKAAGIRLTWDDFSDLSDVTPLVARVYPNGLADVNHFHAAGGMGFLISTLLDEGLLHEDVTTVWGEGLTGYRSEPVLDEAGGVVWRAAAGTSHDDKVLRPAATPFQATGGLKVLDGNLGRAVIKTSAVKPDRHVVEAPAIVFHSQEALQTAFKRGELERDFVAVIRFQGPKANGMPELHKLTPPLGVLQDRGFRVALVTDGRMSGASGKVPAAIHVTPEAVDGGPIARIRDGDVVRLDAVAGRLEVLVDPADWDARSPVVVDLSDNEWGIGRELFAPFRRAVGPAEEGASVF, from the coding sequence ATGACCCTCCACGCCCGCATCGGCGAAGTCACCGAACGCATCGTCCGCCGCTCCCGGGACGGCCGCCAGCGCTATCTCGATCGCATGGAGAAGCAGATCGAGAAGGGCGTGCGCCGCGCCAAGTTCGGCTGCGCCAACCTCGCCCACGGCTTCGCGGCCTGCGGGCCCTCCGACAAGGCCGCCCTTTCCGGCGACGTGGTGCCGAACCTCGCCATCGTCACCGCCTACAATGACATGCTCTCGGCCCACCAGCCGTTCGAGCGCTTCCCCGACCTGATCCGCGCCGCCGCCCGCGAGGCCGGCGCGGTCGCCCAGGTCGCCGGCGGCGTGCCGGCCATGTGCGACGGCGTCACCCAGGGCGCCGTCGGCATGGAGATGAGCCTGTTCTCGCGCGACGCCATCGCCATGGCGACCGCGGTCGCCCTCAGCCACGACATGTTCGACGCCGCCGTCTACCTCGGCGTCTGCGACAAGATCGTGCCGGGTCTCCTGATGGCCGCCGTCACCTTCAGCCACCTGCCGGCGGTGTTCGTGCCGGCCGGGCCGATGACCTCCGGCCTGCCCAACGACGAGAAGGCGCGGATCCGCCAGCTCTACGCCGAGGGCAAGGTCGGCCGGAAGGAACTGCTCGAGAGCGAGAGCGCGTCCTACCACGGGCCGGGCACCTGCACCTTCTACGGCACCGCCAATTCCAACCAGATGCTGATGGAGATCATGGGTCTCCACCTGCCGGGCGCGAGCTTCGTCAACCCGAACACGCCGCTGCGCGACGCGCTGACGAAGGAGGCCGCCAAGCGCGCCCTCGCCATCTCCGCCTCCGGCAACGCCTTCACCCCGATCGGCCGCATCGTCGACGAGAAGGCGATCGTCAACGGCGTGATCGGCCTGCACGCCACCGGCGGCTCGACCAACCACACGCTCCACCTCGTCGCCATGGCCAAGGCCGCCGGCATCCGCCTGACCTGGGACGACTTCTCCGACCTCTCCGACGTCACCCCGCTGGTCGCCCGCGTCTACCCCAACGGCCTCGCCGACGTGAACCACTTCCACGCCGCCGGCGGCATGGGCTTCCTGATTTCGACCCTGCTCGACGAGGGCCTCCTGCACGAGGACGTCACCACTGTCTGGGGCGAGGGCCTCACCGGCTACCGCAGCGAGCCGGTGCTCGACGAGGCCGGCGGCGTCGTCTGGCGCGCGGCCGCCGGCACCAGCCACGACGACAAGGTGCTGCGCCCGGCCGCGACCCCGTTCCAGGCGACCGGCGGACTCAAGGTCCTCGACGGCAACCTCGGCCGCGCCGTCATCAAGACGTCGGCCGTCAAGCCGGACCGCCACGTCGTCGAGGCCCCGGCGATCGTGTTCCACAGCCAGGAGGCGCTGCAGACGGCCTTCAAGCGCGGCGAACTCGAGCGCGACTTCGTCGCCGTGATCCGCTTCCAGGGTCCGAAGGCCAACGGCATGCCGGAGTTGCACAAGCTGACGCCGCCGCTCGGCGTGCTCCAGGACCGCGGCTTCCGCGTCGCCCTCGTCACCGATGGCCGCATGTCCGGCGCCTCCGGCAAGGTGCCGGCCGCGATCCACGTCACCCCCGAGGCCGTCGACGGCGGCCCGATCGCCCGCATCCGCGACGGCGACGTCGTCCGCCTCGACGCCGTCGCCGGCCGGCTCGAGGTGCTGGTCGATCCCGCCGACTGGGACGCCCGCAGCCCCGTCGTCGTCGACCTCTCCGACAACGAGTGGGGCATCGGCCGCGAGCTCTTCGCCCCCTTCCGCCGCGCCGTCGGCCCCGCCGAGGAAGGCGCGTCGGTGTTCTGA